In the genome of Segatella copri, one region contains:
- a CDS encoding acyl-CoA thioesterase, with protein MSKYIFETKMEVRDYECDIEGIVNNANYLHYMEHTRHLFLKECGLSFAEMHNKGVDAVVARMNLQYKVPLQCDDEFFSRLWLEKQGVRYVFHQDIFRASDEKLCLKATVELVCLINGRLGNSEEYDKAFEKYLRNS; from the coding sequence ATGAGCAAATACATATTTGAGACGAAGATGGAAGTGAGGGATTACGAGTGCGACATTGAGGGTATTGTGAACAACGCCAACTATCTGCACTACATGGAGCATACCCGCCATCTCTTTCTGAAGGAGTGCGGCCTCAGCTTTGCCGAAATGCACAACAAGGGCGTGGATGCTGTGGTGGCGAGAATGAACCTGCAGTACAAGGTTCCGCTGCAATGCGATGATGAGTTTTTCTCGCGTTTGTGGCTGGAGAAGCAGGGCGTGAGATATGTCTTTCATCAGGACATCTTCCGTGCCAGCGATGAGAAGCTCTGCCTGAAGGCCACCGTTGAGCTGGTTTGCCTGATTAACGGAAGGCTGGGCAACAGCGAGGAATACGACAAGGCGTTCGAGAAATACCTCCGTAACAGTTAA
- the dapB gene encoding 4-hydroxy-tetrahydrodipicolinate reductase has translation MKIALIGYGKMGHMIEEIALQRGHEIVCKIDVNNPEDIDSPEFCSADVAIEFTNPTAAYGNYLKAFSHNVKVVSGSTGWMKDHKEDVEKLCADGKQTLFWASNFSIGVAIFSAVNRYLAKIMNGFPQYSVCMQETHHVHKLDAPSGTAITLAEEIIDNIDRKKDWKRGVTYWTEDGHHDEGDANITDEDLVINCVRDGEVPGIHAVMYDSDADMITIEHSAHSRKGFALGAVLAAEFTANHSGLLTTSDLFKF, from the coding sequence ATGAAAATAGCTTTGATTGGCTACGGAAAGATGGGACACATGATCGAGGAGATCGCCCTGCAGCGTGGCCACGAAATCGTATGTAAGATTGACGTGAATAACCCTGAGGATATCGACAGTCCGGAGTTCTGCTCTGCCGATGTTGCCATCGAGTTTACTAACCCTACTGCCGCCTACGGCAACTATCTGAAGGCATTCTCTCACAACGTGAAGGTGGTTTCAGGTTCCACTGGTTGGATGAAAGACCATAAGGAAGACGTGGAGAAACTCTGCGCCGACGGAAAGCAGACCCTCTTCTGGGCATCTAACTTCAGCATCGGAGTAGCCATTTTCTCTGCCGTAAACCGCTATCTGGCAAAGATCATGAACGGATTCCCACAGTACTCAGTATGCATGCAGGAAACCCACCACGTTCATAAGCTCGATGCGCCATCAGGCACAGCCATCACACTGGCCGAGGAAATCATCGACAACATCGATAGAAAGAAGGATTGGAAGCGTGGCGTAACCTACTGGACAGAGGATGGCCATCACGATGAGGGCGATGCTAACATCACCGACGAAGACCTGGTTATCAACTGCGTACGCGATGGCGAGGTTCCTGGAATTCACGCCGTGATGTATGATTCAGATGCTGATATGATTACCATCGAGCACAGTGCCCACTCACGCAAGGGCTTCGCCCTGGGAGCCGTTCTTGCAGCAGAGTTCACAGCCAACCATTCAGGTTTGCTCACCACATCAGATTTATTTAAGTTCTAA
- the lepB gene encoding signal peptidase I — MIDKQKQNLNMKVQWAKFAVVLALYLLFLIWVESWLGLIVVPFIFDVYITKKIHWQWWKDEEGPVRFIMSWVDALVFALVAVYFINLFFFQNYVIPSSSLEKSLLTGDYLFVSKVSYGPRIPETPLTMPLTQHTLPLVNVKSYVEWPHWDYRRVKGLGNVKLNDIVVFNYPAGDTLCNEERYQANDYYQMVYSIGDQLLEQNGQQQDVRVLNPLQQRHYFEKVYAAGRNYIASMPGEYGDIISRPTDRRENYVKRCVGLPGQTLQIKNRIVYLNGKANKEPDNVQYTYKMKLKGEFPIDLADELGITNEDLLMYNQSGVIPLTKKAYLALKANKNLVESISINTDARYGDLYPLNAYTGWTCDNYGPVWIPKKGKSIALTLKNLPVYERCIKVYEGNDLKVDSQGNIFINGKLAKSYTFKLDYYWMMGDNRHNSADSRYWGFVPEDHIVGKPIFIWWSHSPDHPGFSGIRWNRLFNFVDNIK; from the coding sequence ATGATTGATAAACAGAAACAAAACCTCAACATGAAGGTGCAGTGGGCGAAGTTCGCAGTGGTTCTCGCCCTCTACCTCCTCTTCCTGATATGGGTTGAGAGCTGGCTGGGACTCATCGTGGTTCCGTTCATCTTCGACGTTTACATCACCAAGAAGATTCACTGGCAGTGGTGGAAGGATGAAGAAGGCCCCGTGCGCTTCATCATGAGCTGGGTAGATGCGCTGGTGTTCGCTCTTGTAGCGGTTTATTTCATCAACCTCTTCTTCTTCCAGAACTATGTGATTCCGTCATCTTCTCTCGAAAAGAGTCTCCTCACGGGCGACTATCTCTTCGTGAGCAAGGTAAGCTATGGTCCTCGCATCCCTGAAACCCCGCTCACTATGCCATTAACCCAGCACACCCTGCCGCTGGTTAACGTGAAGAGCTACGTGGAGTGGCCTCACTGGGATTACCGCCGCGTAAAGGGCTTGGGCAACGTGAAGCTCAACGACATCGTGGTGTTCAACTATCCTGCCGGCGACACCCTCTGCAACGAGGAGCGCTATCAGGCGAATGATTATTATCAGATGGTTTACTCTATCGGTGACCAGCTTCTGGAGCAGAACGGACAGCAGCAGGATGTTCGCGTGCTGAACCCTTTGCAGCAGCGCCACTACTTCGAAAAGGTGTATGCTGCCGGACGCAACTACATCGCCAGCATGCCGGGCGAATATGGTGACATCATCAGCCGTCCTACCGACCGTCGCGAGAACTACGTAAAGCGCTGCGTGGGCTTGCCTGGTCAGACCCTGCAGATCAAGAACCGCATCGTTTATCTGAACGGAAAGGCAAACAAGGAGCCTGATAATGTGCAATATACCTACAAGATGAAGCTCAAGGGCGAGTTCCCAATCGACCTTGCCGATGAACTGGGAATTACCAACGAAGACCTGCTGATGTATAATCAGAGCGGCGTGATTCCACTCACCAAGAAGGCTTATCTGGCTCTGAAGGCGAACAAGAACCTGGTAGAGAGCATCTCCATCAACACCGATGCGAGATACGGCGACCTCTATCCGCTCAACGCCTACACCGGTTGGACATGCGATAACTATGGTCCTGTATGGATTCCGAAAAAGGGCAAGAGCATCGCTCTGACGCTGAAGAACCTGCCAGTATATGAGCGCTGCATCAAGGTTTACGAGGGCAACGACCTCAAGGTAGACAGCCAGGGCAACATCTTCATCAACGGCAAGCTAGCGAAGAGCTACACCTTCAAGCTCGATTACTACTGGATGATGGGTGACAACCGCCACAACTCAGCCGATAGCCGCTACTGGGGCTTCGTGCCAGAGGATCACATCGTTGGCAAGCCAATCTTCATCTGGTGGAGCCACAGTCCTGACCATCCGGGCTTCTCAGGCATCCGCTGGAACCGCCTGTTCAACTTCGTAGATAACATCAAGTAA
- a CDS encoding S26 family signal peptidase: MKIAVKFLIALGLSLLLVWAVRTYAFTVFTVPAGGLPPHLEEGNRVIVNRIDCDFFNRGEIVVYADSVALPLRNQRRKNVFMVYFIGRIDKLPGDTLRIGKASYIIPTVCCKRCGCKDCRFYLLKTPAGEQLVHKHQMIGKAYKLF; encoded by the coding sequence TTGAAAATCGCAGTTAAATTCCTAATAGCTTTAGGCTTGTCGCTGCTCCTGGTATGGGCGGTGCGAACCTATGCATTCACTGTCTTCACGGTGCCCGCCGGGGGTCTCCCTCCGCATTTGGAAGAGGGCAACCGGGTGATAGTGAATAGGATTGACTGCGATTTTTTCAATCGTGGCGAGATAGTGGTTTATGCCGATTCCGTGGCACTTCCGCTCCGCAACCAGCGGCGCAAGAATGTATTCATGGTGTATTTCATCGGGAGGATAGACAAGCTTCCGGGCGATACCCTCCGCATCGGCAAGGCGAGCTACATCATACCCACAGTATGCTGCAAGCGCTGCGGCTGCAAGGATTGCCGCTTCTATCTCCTGAAGACACCTGCCGGTGAGCAGCTGGTTCACAAGCATCAGATGATAGGCAAAGCCTATAAGCTATTTTGA
- a CDS encoding WbqC family protein gives MKALLSSTYFGPIQWYQKLNRYDECLIERHESFIKQTYRNRMLIPTTNGPLALTIPTNHNTSLAMKDIRISDHANWRHVHWNALLSAYGESPFFEYYQDDIRPFYEKKYEFLFDFNMEITEKMIELLDIRPKISITNEYFLSEERKVKSEEFNSFTKHKVESIKDFREAIRPKKPLPDAEFESKRYYQVYEQKFGFQPNMSILDLLFNEGNEAIFYL, from the coding sequence TTGAAAGCATTATTATCCTCCACCTATTTCGGCCCCATTCAGTGGTATCAGAAGCTGAACCGCTACGACGAGTGCCTGATAGAGCGCCACGAGAGCTTTATCAAGCAAACTTATCGCAACCGCATGCTCATCCCAACCACCAACGGCCCCCTCGCCCTCACCATCCCCACGAACCACAACACATCGTTGGCGATGAAAGACATCCGCATCTCCGACCACGCCAACTGGCGCCATGTACACTGGAATGCGCTCCTCTCCGCCTACGGCGAGAGCCCCTTCTTCGAGTATTACCAGGACGACATTCGCCCCTTCTACGAGAAGAAATACGAGTTCCTCTTCGATTTCAACATGGAGATTACAGAGAAGATGATAGAACTTCTGGATATCCGTCCCAAGATTTCAATCACCAACGAGTACTTTTTAAGTGAAGAACGAAAAGTGAAGAGTGAAGAATTCAACAGCTTTACTAAGCATAAAGTTGAAAGTATCAAGGATTTCCGCGAAGCCATTCGCCCCAAGAAACCGCTTCCTGATGCCGAATTCGAGTCGAAGCGCTATTATCAGGTGTATGAGCAGAAATTTGGTTTCCAGCCCAACATGAGCATCCTTGATCTTCTCTTCAACGAAGGAAACGAGGCGATATTCTACCTATAA